From the Campylobacter sp. CNRCH_2014_0184h genome, one window contains:
- a CDS encoding LptF/LptG family permease, producing the protein MKLVYKYLLNQFLSTMLSLFFTLFIIVSIIFFIQLAKITAYIEITFFELIKLYIFLLPKILIFTLPISFFIALTLAFYRLSRENESTVLFALSIAPSMIASFFAKIAALVSAFMLVVVLVFIPISFELFDNFVDYKKISAKVSIKTGEFGQRYGEWLVFIDAKNSDETYKNIIMYHPKKNLQDKEQVILAKEGKLETNDGVITFKLDEGKAYEIKEEDWHISSFKNLLIKSKLSSKELNTQSFYGYWSDVTSNKEKAKEFVIYILIALFPLASVLFALSFGIVTYRYEKGFAYFGIFVIIFAYFTLLISFYNPPFVAITVIFSSFLITSLFYFKAKIASKY; encoded by the coding sequence ATGAAGCTAGTTTATAAGTATTTGCTTAATCAGTTTTTAAGCACAATGTTGTCTTTATTTTTTACTTTATTTATTATTGTTTCGATTATATTTTTTATACAACTTGCTAAAATTACTGCTTATATTGAAATTACTTTTTTTGAATTAATCAAATTATATATTTTTCTTTTACCAAAGATATTGATTTTTACTCTACCCATATCTTTTTTCATAGCTTTGACTTTGGCCTTTTATAGACTTTCTAGGGAAAATGAAAGCACGGTGTTGTTTGCTTTGAGTATAGCTCCAAGCATGATAGCAAGTTTTTTTGCAAAAATTGCAGCTTTGGTAAGTGCTTTTATGCTTGTGGTGGTTTTGGTTTTTATACCTATATCTTTTGAACTTTTTGATAATTTTGTAGATTATAAAAAAATTAGCGCTAAAGTAAGCATAAAAACAGGAGAATTTGGACAAAGATATGGGGAATGGCTTGTTTTTATTGATGCTAAAAATTCTGATGAAACTTATAAAAATATCATAATGTATCATCCAAAGAAAAATCTACAAGATAAAGAACAAGTGATTTTAGCCAAAGAAGGAAAGTTAGAAACAAATGATGGGGTTATTACTTTTAAGCTAGATGAAGGAAAGGCTTATGAGATTAAAGAAGAAGATTGGCATATTTCTAGTTTTAAAAATTTATTAATTAAAAGCAAACTTTCTTCTAAAGAATTAAATACTCAAAGTTTTTATGGGTATTGGTCTGATGTAACAAGCAATAAAGAAAAAGCAAAAGAATTTGTTATTTATATTCTTATAGCTTTATTTCCTTTAGCTAGCGTGCTTTTTGCACTCTCTTTTGGTATAGTAACTTATCGTTATGAAAAAGGTTTTGCTTATTTTGGAATTTTTGTGATTATTTTTGCTTATTTTACGCTTTTGATTAGTTTTTATAATCCTCCTTTTGTAGCTATTACTGTGATTTTTTCAAGCTTTTTAATTACTTCTTTGTTTTATTTTAAAGCAAAAATTGCAAGTAAGTATTAA
- the truA gene encoding tRNA pseudouridine(38-40) synthase TruA, producing the protein MLLKLTFSYDGSKFQGSATQPHKLSVQDALAQALSHLGIYEKPLFASRTDKGVHAFNAVACVKAGEHFKDFVYLKNKINHFAHPFIHIKHIQRMQENFQVRFDVQKRAYRYIISHEKYNPFLASYVHFYPKINIKLAKEIAFLFEGEYDFKLFQKEGSDNKTSIRKMYKTRVYAYKNYTVFYFEANGFLRSQIRMMMASILKVLEGKMSQNELLEQINAKKAHCRFLAPASGLYLSKISYYNNA; encoded by the coding sequence ATGCTTTTAAAATTAACTTTTTCTTATGATGGTTCTAAATTTCAAGGTTCAGCTACCCAGCCACATAAGCTTAGTGTCCAAGATGCCTTAGCACAGGCCTTGTCGCATTTGGGTATTTATGAAAAGCCTTTATTTGCTTCAAGAACTGATAAAGGTGTGCATGCATTTAATGCAGTCGCTTGCGTTAAAGCGGGAGAACATTTTAAAGATTTTGTATATTTAAAAAATAAAATCAATCATTTTGCGCACCCATTTATACATATAAAGCATATCCAAAGAATGCAAGAAAATTTCCAAGTGCGTTTTGATGTGCAAAAAAGAGCATATCGCTATATTATAAGTCATGAAAAATATAATCCTTTTTTAGCTTCTTATGTGCATTTTTATCCAAAAATAAATATTAAATTAGCCAAGGAAATTGCATTTTTATTTGAAGGAGAGTATGACTTTAAACTTTTTCAAAAAGAAGGCTCTGATAATAAAACAAGCATAAGAAAAATGTATAAAACTAGAGTCTATGCTTATAAAAATTACACTGTGTTTTATTTTGAAGCAAATGGTTTTTTAAGATCGCAAATTAGAATGATGATGGCAAGTATTTTAAAGGTATTAGAAGGAAAAATGAGCCAAAATGAGCTTTTAGAACAAATTAATGCTAAAAAAGCTCATTGTAGATTTTTAGCTCCTGCTAGTGGTTTATATTTGAGTAAGATTTCTTATTATAATAATGCATGA
- a CDS encoding EamA family transporter — protein MPSLLLASFIWAFSFPLIGHFITLEMDSFFAAFAKVFLSLLVFLPFLNFKLNLHLKLKLISIGALQLGVMNLFYYHSFLYLSVSEVALFTIFTPFYVVLFYGLFSKNLRYLYFISIFICIMGAFVVKFDNINSNFLYGFLLIQGANLVFGAGQSFYKILLEKNTNLSQKEAFAYFYLGATSITLPAFLFFGDYNNLPSNLSSWIALIYLGTIASGFGYFLWNKGSTEVDSGVLALMNNAIIPISIFINMSIFGVDVELLPFCMGTLIILFSFFIHKKIMHYYNKKSYSNINH, from the coding sequence ATGCCAAGCTTATTGCTAGCAAGTTTTATTTGGGCTTTTTCTTTTCCATTAATTGGGCATTTTATTACCTTAGAAATGGATAGTTTTTTTGCAGCATTTGCAAAAGTTTTTTTATCTTTATTGGTATTTTTACCTTTTTTAAATTTTAAGCTAAATTTGCATTTAAAACTAAAACTCATAAGCATTGGGGCTTTGCAACTTGGCGTGATGAATTTATTTTATTATCATTCTTTTTTATATTTAAGTGTAAGCGAAGTAGCGCTTTTTACGATTTTTACACCTTTTTACGTTGTGCTTTTTTATGGGCTTTTTTCAAAAAATCTTAGATATTTATATTTTATAAGTATTTTTATATGCATTATGGGTGCTTTTGTAGTTAAATTTGATAATATTAACTCTAATTTTTTATATGGATTTTTACTTATTCAAGGAGCTAATTTAGTATTTGGTGCTGGACAAAGTTTTTATAAAATTTTATTAGAAAAAAATACAAATTTAAGCCAAAAAGAAGCCTTTGCTTATTTTTATTTAGGCGCAACCAGTATAACCTTACCTGCTTTTTTATTTTTTGGAGATTATAATAATTTACCATCCAATTTAAGCTCTTGGATAGCCTTGATTTATCTTGGGACTATTGCTTCAGGGTTTGGATATTTTTTATGGAATAAAGGCTCTACGGAAGTAGATAGTGGGGTTTTAGCCTTGATGAATAATGCCATTATACCTATAAGTATTTTTATCAATATGAGTATTTTTGGAGTAGATGTAGAGCTGCTACCTTTTTGTATGGGGACTTTAATCATTCTTTTTTCATTTTTTATACATAAAAAAATCATGCATTATTATAATAAGAAATCTTACTCAAATATAAACCACTAG
- a CDS encoding methylated-DNA--[protein]-cysteine S-methyltransferase: MYQSFYKASFAYILLQSDKDKLINVDFAIYKPDFTKDKHPVLEQALEELDLYFNKKLFTFSTPLALQGSEFEQKVYKALVKIPYGQTKTYQEIASFINHPKAFRAVGNANSKNKLAIFIPCHRVVAKNHLGGYNGGLFIKEALLKLEGVL, translated from the coding sequence ATGTATCAAAGTTTTTATAAAGCTAGTTTTGCTTATATTCTTTTACAAAGTGATAAAGATAAGCTTATTAATGTTGATTTTGCTATATATAAGCCTGATTTTACCAAAGATAAACACCCTGTTTTAGAACAAGCCTTAGAAGAACTAGACCTTTATTTTAACAAAAAGCTTTTTACTTTTAGCACTCCCCTAGCTCTTCAGGGAAGCGAATTTGAACAAAAGGTATATAAAGCTTTGGTAAAAATTCCCTATGGACAAACTAAAACTTATCAAGAAATTGCTTCTTTTATCAATCATCCAAAAGCTTTTAGAGCAGTAGGCAATGCAAATTCTAAAAATAAACTTGCAATTTTTATACCTTGCCATAGAGTAGTAGCTAAAAATCACTTAGGTGGATACAATGGTGGTTTATTTATCAAAGAGGCTTTACTTAAATTAGAAGGCGTACTTTAA
- a CDS encoding ankyrin repeat domain-containing protein, with amino-acid sequence MKILLFSLIISLNALALDYTCEYVKENKADFFKEFEPKNTQDFAQVDLNCAFSLKNHQITKRLYELANEIRGSNSACMGGEYFSDLRKFDFKLLEIALDPQGYQKTLQDPIILEEKFAKLKAYFRYWAYQSIGNFKLFKEFWKEYNNAINPLTRYFQKEFNLDKASAIYFASNALNEFLNWAVGETKIFKDISDFEKFVANKNNSLEQIKEYIYTKKISNLELNNGFKSALLNNRESEIIREFIKLGVKINEGYESALFFALDNAENVKLLLENEAVVDYKNSFGKTPLFYAVEYNNYKIAKLLLENGANVNQKYINDNEKLSIASMGSNTPYFITLCALEHTSKNIFMHGANYADVKMLKLLIDYKANYKEIDDLGFNALDFAIIAKKEENIKFLKKLGLKENENLMLYEEAQP; translated from the coding sequence TTGAAGATTTTATTATTTAGTTTGATTATAAGTTTAAATGCTTTAGCTTTGGATTATACTTGTGAGTATGTTAAGGAAAATAAGGCTGATTTTTTCAAAGAATTTGAGCCAAAAAATACACAAGATTTTGCTCAAGTGGATTTAAACTGTGCTTTTTCTTTAAAAAATCATCAAATCACAAAAAGATTATATGAACTTGCTAATGAAATTAGAGGAAGCAATAGTGCTTGTATGGGTGGAGAATACTTTAGTGATTTGAGAAAATTTGATTTTAAATTATTAGAAATTGCACTTGATCCACAAGGCTATCAAAAGACTTTACAAGATCCTATAATACTTGAAGAAAAATTTGCAAAATTAAAAGCGTATTTTAGATATTGGGCTTATCAAAGCATTGGAAATTTTAAACTTTTTAAGGAATTTTGGAAAGAATATAATAATGCGATTAACCCTCTAACAAGATATTTTCAAAAGGAATTTAATTTAGATAAAGCAAGTGCAATTTATTTTGCTAGTAATGCTTTGAATGAATTTTTAAACTGGGCAGTTGGCGAGACTAAAATCTTTAAAGATATTTCAGATTTTGAAAAATTTGTAGCTAATAAAAATAATTCTTTGGAGCAGATTAAAGAGTATATTTATACTAAAAAAATTAGTAATTTAGAATTAAACAATGGTTTTAAATCAGCCTTGTTAAATAATAGAGAAAGTGAGATTATAAGAGAATTTATTAAATTGGGTGTAAAAATAAATGAAGGTTATGAGTCTGCTTTATTTTTTGCACTAGATAATGCAGAAAATGTTAAGCTTTTGCTTGAAAATGAAGCGGTGGTTGATTATAAAAATTCTTTTGGAAAAACACCTTTGTTTTATGCTGTTGAATATAACAACTATAAGATTGCCAAGCTTTTGCTTGAAAATGGTGCAAATGTAAATCAAAAATACATTAATGATAATGAAAAACTTTCTATTGCCAGTATGGGAAGCAATACGCCATATTTTATCACCTTATGTGCGCTTGAGCACACTTCTAAAAATATCTTTATGCATGGAGCAAATTATGCTGATGTAAAAATGCTTAAGTTGCTTATAGATTATAAAGCTAATTATAAAGAAATAGATGATTTAGGATTTAATGCTCTTGATTTTGCTATCATTGCAAAAAAAGAAGAAAATATTAAATTTTTAAAAAAACTTGGTTTAAAAGAAAATGAAAATTTGATGTTGTATGAAGAGGCTCAACCATGA
- a CDS encoding SDR family NAD(P)-dependent oxidoreductase, whose translation MKIALITGVSSGFGLESLKALIELDYKVIAIARRKERLEKLQELYGDKIYPIVLDVRDKQAVFTAIENLPQDLQNISLLVNNAGLALGLNEFDSLDIEDIEAMVDTNIKGFLYIARATLPLLRKAKNAHVVNLGSIAANVPYYGGNVYCGTKAFVAQFSKALRTDLRGSNIKVTNIAPGLCKTEFSEVRFKGDIKKADEVYENTKYIKAEDIAKIITFIISLPEHININEIELMPVTQTWAGTFSEKI comes from the coding sequence ATGAAAATTGCTTTAATAACAGGGGTAAGTTCAGGTTTTGGACTAGAGAGTTTAAAAGCCTTAATAGAACTTGATTATAAGGTTATAGCCATAGCAAGACGTAAAGAAAGGTTAGAAAAACTACAAGAGCTTTATGGGGATAAAATTTATCCTATCGTGCTTGATGTTAGGGATAAACAAGCGGTTTTTACAGCAATTGAAAATTTACCTCAAGATTTACAAAATATTTCTTTACTTGTTAATAATGCAGGTCTTGCTTTGGGTTTAAATGAGTTTGATTCTTTGGATATTGAAGATATTGAAGCCATGGTAGACACTAATATCAAAGGCTTTTTATATATAGCAAGAGCTACTTTACCTTTACTTAGAAAGGCAAAAAATGCTCATGTGGTTAATCTTGGTTCAATTGCGGCAAATGTGCCTTATTATGGAGGTAATGTTTATTGTGGTACGAAAGCTTTTGTGGCACAATTTTCTAAAGCTTTAAGAACAGATTTGCGCGGAAGTAATATAAAGGTAACAAATATAGCTCCAGGGCTTTGTAAAACTGAATTTAGTGAAGTGAGATTTAAAGGTGATATTAAAAAGGCTGATGAGGTTTATGAAAATACTAAATATATTAAAGCTGAAGATATAGCAAAAATTATTACTTTTATTATTAGCTTGCCTGAGCATATTAATATTAACGAAATTGAACTTATGCCTGTGACTCAAACATGGGCAGGAACTTTTAGCGAGAAAATATAA